TCTTCACTGGGACTCCCACACCCACCATCCAGCAGGCGCTCCGCTGGCCTATCATGCACCCCATCGATATCCTCTGCGGCCCTTACTCCTACCAGTGCCTTCCCCAACCCTTTACTCTGCGCGACGATGATATCGCCAGCCTCACTCTGCTCTATCCCGTCACACCACAAGCCCCTGTTGCCGGAAAGACCGACTCTCTTGCCCGTGCCAGCCGCGTTCGCGGCAAGGTGACCTTCCCGGATGGACAGGGGATGCAAGGAGTCAATGTCGTCGTCCACCGGCTACAAGCCGCATGGAATGTACCCGAAGCCTGGGAGACTACCTCGGCCGTCTCCGGATCTCTCTTCCGTCGCCGCAGCTCCACCCCCATCAACACCATCACATCGTCCTTCACCAGCAATATGGGAACCTCCGATAAGACCTGGCAGGGCTACTACGACATCTTCCGTACTCCCATCATTGGCACCGATACCTGGCAAAACCTCGTTCTGTCCACTCAGACCATTAACCCGCTTTACACCGGCCCCTATGCCGTCGGCCCTTACGACTCCAAACAAGTCGCTCCCTCTGGCTCCTCCCTCCAACAGATGTTCTATGTCACACAGTCCTACTCTCAGGAGACCGTAAATTTCAGCATCCCCGATGCTGTATCCGGCTGCCAGACCGCCCAGAGCGGTACAGAATCAGCTCCCGCATCTGTCTCCGCCGCCGGCTGGTGGACCGGAAATCTCTGCACCTATGGCTATGCAGCCTGGTCAACCGTGTCCATGCGTGCCAACCGCAGTGCCACCGTTGAAGTCACCTCCCTCGACGAAAATTCATCTCCGACCTCCTCAAAGGCCATGCCAGTCATCGGCCTCTGGAACGCAACCGACTCTGTCGGCACTCTCCCTACGATCGCCTCTACGCCAGCGGCCTTTAACGGTGTCTCTCTGGGCACGACGTCCCTCACCACACAGACCTCTCAGGCACGACAACTCCGCATCGCCATCATGGATCAGCGCGGAGATGGCCGCCCCGACTTCGCCTATCAAGCCCGCGTTCTCTACGCCGACTCCGTCACTCCCACGGTCCTCCCCGCTAAAGGCGGAGCCATCACCATTAACGGCATGGGATTCCGCGCCGGAAATATCGTCACCATCAACGGAGTCCCTACATCCGTCTCTAGCTGGACTGCGAACACCATCACCGCCATCGCCCCTTCGCAGCGCTCCAACACAGCAGTCACCGCCGATGTCACCATTCGCGACCTCGCCAGCGGAGGAACCACCACCATGACAGCCGCGCTCACCTATCAGGCTCCTCTACCCGATCTCACACTTCTCTCTACGCCATCGGGTCTAATCTTTACCGGAATCGCCTCCGCGCTTCCCTTCGCAGTCAAAGCCCTTGCCGCGGACGGAACCACTCCTCTTGCCGATATCCCGGTCACCTTCTCTGCCAGCGGCCCGGTTCGCTTTGAAGCCTGCGGACAATCGACCTGCACCCTCACCACAAATTTTCAGGGAATCGCCTCAACCTATGTGACGCCTCTCTCCCCCGGCCCTATCACTCTCTCTGC
This portion of the Edaphobacter sp. 4G125 genome encodes:
- a CDS encoding IPT/TIG domain-containing protein, which codes for MSKLLERLLAIVLCLLPAASYASGPRWVTGKPYYPLEGVIVTWYTNNPRYYTDPGNLSPYVSHTAADAIVAAAAGAWNVPMASLTLAYGGTLDEDASSFNIYPTGTGLVFPADIQSANYLNKPIAILYDYDGSITDLMLGSGASSPSSCRQNAVTESVDSISTTGKIQHAILVLNGRCTGPAPEQQLQLQYQLMRAFGRILGLAWSQTNDNVFTGTPTPTIQQALRWPIMHPIDILCGPYSYQCLPQPFTLRDDDIASLTLLYPVTPQAPVAGKTDSLARASRVRGKVTFPDGQGMQGVNVVVHRLQAAWNVPEAWETTSAVSGSLFRRRSSTPINTITSSFTSNMGTSDKTWQGYYDIFRTPIIGTDTWQNLVLSTQTINPLYTGPYAVGPYDSKQVAPSGSSLQQMFYVTQSYSQETVNFSIPDAVSGCQTAQSGTESAPASVSAAGWWTGNLCTYGYAAWSTVSMRANRSATVEVTSLDENSSPTSSKAMPVIGLWNATDSVGTLPTIASTPAAFNGVSLGTTSLTTQTSQARQLRIAIMDQRGDGRPDFAYQARVLYADSVTPTVLPAKGGAITINGMGFRAGNIVTINGVPTSVSSWTANTITAIAPSQRSNTAVTADVTIRDLASGGTTTMTAALTYQAPLPDLTLLSTPSGLIFTGIASALPFAVKALAADGTTPLADIPVTFSASGPVRFEACGQSTCTLTTNFQGIASTYVTPLSPGPITLSAASGVGTVTTSITALRRIQAITALQPELYLASNGVLTWTPQVSLSDNAASPIGVPVQWTAISGPLTFHPPVSSANSQFIAQTSATAGPLALNTQASVTACAWTSVCTSFVVNSVEDHLLQLQTINLSNVAQSLDSASTFSPVVFLVTDAFSHPVAGASVTAYQTTRSWTPPCPDQGRCPISPVDSRSNESLIAGLDGTVTFSPAPFTRDSGTLSIAAATGTQGFVSFMIQKKTQILDAESPRSPSASK